The following proteins come from a genomic window of Paucimonas lemoignei:
- a CDS encoding secreted repeat of uncharacterised function: MFKKMILTVAVAASCMSGLALADAPVKLAETDKGKVLVDAKGMTLYTFGKDTSGKSVCNGPCASNWPPLPVSADAKAGHDYSVITRDDGTKQWAYKGMPLYSWVKDTKPGDTTGDGVNQVWHVAKP, translated from the coding sequence ATGTTCAAAAAGATGATTCTCACCGTCGCTGTTGCCGCCAGCTGCATGTCGGGTTTGGCGCTCGCCGATGCGCCAGTCAAGCTTGCTGAAACGGACAAGGGAAAAGTACTCGTAGACGCAAAAGGTATGACTCTTTATACCTTCGGTAAGGACACCTCGGGCAAGTCGGTCTGCAATGGGCCATGCGCTTCAAACTGGCCACCTCTACCGGTATCCGCAGACGCGAAAGCGGGTCATGATTACTCTGTCATCACTCGAGACGATGGCACAAAACAATGGGCATACAAAGGCATGCCACTTTACAGCTGGGTCAAAGATACCAAGCCAGGGGATACAACCGGTGACGGCGTCAACCAAGTCTGGCACGTTGCCAAGCCGTAA
- a CDS encoding outer membrane protein yields the protein MNVIKKTVTALTLGVALAASMSAWAAQDRWTFDGDIHNNSLAVSPDETTAVVSYSQRPDVVVYDLKTGKVRQVLTGYVTPRNIVFSPTGDVFYLSDSSLGVVRKIDTKTLKVIADIPLGAGAFGTTLSKDGSLLYVNNEAASTLSVIDLDHQRPVAVVPGFSQPRQGIRVSPDGKTVYVTNFLGDKITLVDSKTNTIEGEITGFNKLRAISISADGNTLYAANSGSNSIAVVDTQKRAITTTVIVGKDPYGAALTPDGLHVYSGNLGDNSLSVIDTKTLKVTTTVTGLKAPRQAIVFTKDKSKAYVLNEDLSISTVDLASNKVVSTLKAD from the coding sequence ATGAATGTGATAAAGAAAACCGTCACAGCCCTGACGTTGGGTGTTGCGTTGGCCGCATCGATGAGCGCGTGGGCCGCGCAAGATCGCTGGACGTTTGACGGCGATATTCACAACAACTCGCTGGCCGTCAGCCCTGATGAAACGACGGCGGTGGTCTCTTACAGTCAGCGTCCAGATGTAGTGGTTTATGATTTGAAAACCGGTAAGGTTCGCCAGGTTCTCACCGGCTACGTCACGCCGCGAAATATTGTGTTTTCGCCAACTGGCGATGTGTTCTACCTCTCCGACAGCAGTTTGGGGGTCGTGCGCAAGATTGACACCAAGACTTTAAAAGTGATCGCAGATATTCCGTTGGGCGCAGGTGCTTTTGGTACCACACTCAGCAAGGACGGAAGCCTGCTCTACGTCAACAATGAAGCGGCCAGCACGCTGTCGGTCATTGACCTTGATCACCAGCGGCCAGTAGCTGTGGTACCTGGCTTCTCCCAACCGCGCCAGGGCATCCGAGTAAGTCCTGACGGCAAAACCGTCTATGTCACCAACTTTCTTGGGGACAAAATTACCTTGGTCGACAGCAAGACCAATACGATTGAAGGTGAGATCACTGGCTTCAACAAGTTGCGCGCCATCTCCATATCGGCGGACGGCAATACGCTGTACGCGGCTAACAGCGGCAGTAACAGCATCGCAGTTGTCGACACTCAAAAACGCGCCATCACAACCACCGTCATTGTTGGCAAAGACCCCTACGGCGCAGCCCTCACTCCAGACGGGCTGCACGTCTACTCGGGTAACCTCGGTGACAACAGCCTTTCAGTGATCGACACCAAAACGCTGAAAGTGACCACCACTGTGACCGGTTTGAAGGCACCCCGCCAGGCCATTGTCTTCACCAAAGACAAGTCGAAGGCGTATGTCCTCAATGAGGACTTGAGTATCTCCACAGTCGATCTCGCCAGCAACAAGGTGGTGTCGACGCTCAAGGCCGACTGA
- the cysL_1 gene encoding regulatory protein, LysR:LysR, substrate-binding — protein sequence MKLSLRQLQIFCAVAQHGSTTSAAISVSLSQSATSAALNELESALDTRLFDRVGKRLVLNDNGHALLPQARRMLENAQQIEASFLPGHAGLKTRLRVGCSTTIGNYVLPLILGELRQSTPHLRVDVDMANSMAIARRVADFEIDMGLIEGPCHLPELSAEPWLIDELLIAAGQRHPLALKQQVTLDDLRTAEWLLREPGSGTREEVEQLLLRHLHDLAETRQIGSSEAIKHTLAQGIGISCLSRWVVRDLLASEVLVELPHALPALTRRFFLIRHRDKYISPGLERFWEKCSQFVSQE from the coding sequence ATGAAGCTAAGCCTACGCCAGCTACAAATTTTCTGCGCCGTCGCGCAGCACGGTAGCACCACCAGCGCCGCCATTTCGGTGTCACTGTCCCAATCTGCAACCAGCGCCGCACTGAACGAGTTGGAAAGCGCCTTGGATACCAGGCTGTTCGACCGTGTAGGCAAGCGTTTAGTGCTGAACGATAACGGCCATGCCTTACTGCCTCAAGCCAGAAGGATGCTTGAGAATGCACAACAGATAGAGGCCAGTTTCTTACCCGGCCATGCCGGGCTGAAGACACGCTTGCGGGTAGGATGCAGTACCACGATAGGCAATTATGTTCTGCCATTGATTCTCGGTGAGCTACGTCAATCAACACCACATTTGAGGGTCGATGTCGACATGGCCAACAGCATGGCTATCGCAAGAAGAGTCGCTGATTTCGAGATTGATATGGGCCTGATCGAGGGGCCTTGCCACCTGCCCGAACTCAGTGCCGAGCCTTGGCTAATTGATGAGTTGCTTATTGCCGCAGGCCAACGGCACCCCTTGGCACTAAAGCAGCAGGTCACACTTGATGATCTTCGTACCGCTGAATGGCTACTGCGCGAGCCAGGTTCTGGTACCCGTGAAGAAGTCGAACAATTGCTGCTGCGTCATTTGCACGATCTCGCCGAAACGCGCCAGATCGGCAGTTCAGAGGCCATCAAGCATACCCTCGCACAAGGCATCGGCATCAGTTGCCTGTCCCGCTGGGTCGTTCGGGATCTACTGGCCTCTGAAGTCTTGGTTGAACTGCCGCACGCGTTGCCTGCACTGACCCGACGTTTTTTTCTGATCCGTCACCGGGACAAATACATCTCGCCTGGGCTTGAGCGATTCTGGGAAAAATGCAGTCAATTCGTGAGCCAGGAGTAG
- a CDS encoding putative transporter-like membrane protein yields MSETRLAAIMGGSHPLAALSNPREAIRQFTPNWFAATMGTGILALALGQLPFVAQWPKALGEALWFFNIVLFCLFTLMYASRWVLFFDEAKQIFGHSTVSMFFGTIPMGLATIINGFLLYGLPRWGGGVVALAEVLWWIDVTMALACGVLIPYMMFTRQQHSIDQMTAVWLLPVVAAEVAAASGGLLAPHLADASAQFTMLITSYVLWAYSVPVALSILVILLLRMALHKLPHESMAASSWLSLGPIGTGALGMLLLGNDAPAIFAAHGMASIGGVAEGIGLIGGVLFWGLGLWWMVLALLITGRYFREGIPFNLGWWGFTFPLGVYAVTTLKLGSMLHLTFFSFFGVVLVLMLTVMWMIVAAKTLAGAYRGNLFVSPCIHSLSKASKT; encoded by the coding sequence ATGAGTGAGACACGACTCGCAGCTATAATGGGCGGCAGCCATCCACTGGCGGCTTTGTCCAATCCACGAGAAGCGATCCGGCAGTTCACACCCAACTGGTTCGCCGCCACGATGGGCACCGGGATTCTGGCGCTGGCTCTGGGCCAACTGCCCTTTGTTGCGCAGTGGCCCAAAGCGTTAGGGGAAGCCTTGTGGTTTTTTAATATCGTGCTGTTTTGCCTGTTTACGCTGATGTACGCGAGCCGTTGGGTATTGTTCTTCGATGAGGCCAAACAGATCTTCGGCCACTCCACTGTATCGATGTTTTTTGGAACTATCCCCATGGGATTGGCGACCATCATCAACGGTTTTCTCCTTTATGGTTTGCCACGCTGGGGGGGTGGGGTAGTCGCTTTAGCCGAAGTGTTGTGGTGGATCGATGTCACCATGGCATTGGCCTGCGGGGTGCTGATCCCGTATATGATGTTTACTCGCCAGCAGCACAGCATTGATCAGATGACAGCGGTATGGCTGCTGCCAGTAGTTGCGGCTGAGGTGGCTGCCGCCAGTGGCGGTCTATTGGCTCCGCACCTCGCTGATGCGAGCGCACAGTTCACCATGCTCATCACCAGCTACGTGCTGTGGGCCTACTCGGTGCCCGTCGCCTTGAGCATACTGGTGATCCTGTTACTGCGCATGGCTCTGCACAAACTACCTCATGAAAGCATGGCAGCATCGAGCTGGCTGTCTTTAGGGCCGATCGGTACCGGGGCTTTGGGGATGTTGCTGCTGGGCAACGATGCTCCAGCAATCTTTGCTGCCCATGGAATGGCAAGCATCGGCGGCGTAGCCGAGGGCATTGGCTTGATCGGTGGTGTGCTGTTCTGGGGGCTGGGATTGTGGTGGATGGTATTGGCGCTGCTAATTACCGGGCGCTACTTCAGGGAGGGCATTCCCTTCAACCTCGGCTGGTGGGGCTTCACCTTTCCGCTGGGAGTGTACGCCGTAACAACCCTCAAATTGGGCTCTATGCTGCACCTCACGTTCTTTAGCTTCTTTGGCGTGGTGCTGGTGTTGATGCTGACTGTCATGTGGATGATCGTCGCGGCTAAAACCCTGGCTGGTGCCTATCGCGGCAACTTGTTCGTCTCGCCGTGTATCCACTCGCTGAGCAAGGCGAGCAAAACCTGA
- a CDS encoding Uracil DNA glycosylase superfamily, translating to MLLNQKSAEQEISLKVREDFLLLPKTAELTRWVMAQSTGERTLPYFDPLDGGVFARVLILLESPARTVSLPRYVSRDNPGPAQRNLKGFIEQVGLARHKTVLWNLYPWLPDLDKPKGPLRRAQIEEGIEMLITLLTLFPDLVTIVFAGRVAQKAIPRVRLAFPNFSLLEMPHPSPLSVCTHPNVRQRILSTLRHAKQSIK from the coding sequence GTGTTACTCAATCAGAAAAGCGCAGAGCAGGAAATTTCTCTTAAGGTAAGAGAAGACTTTTTGCTGCTGCCGAAAACTGCTGAATTGACGCGCTGGGTAATGGCCCAGTCCACGGGCGAAAGAACATTACCGTATTTCGATCCACTGGATGGCGGCGTCTTCGCAAGGGTATTGATCTTGTTGGAATCGCCCGCTCGAACGGTCAGTCTTCCACGGTATGTCTCAAGAGACAATCCGGGGCCTGCACAACGCAACCTGAAAGGTTTCATTGAGCAGGTTGGACTGGCACGTCACAAAACCGTCCTTTGGAATTTGTACCCTTGGTTACCAGATCTCGATAAGCCCAAGGGTCCGCTCCGCAGAGCGCAAATTGAGGAAGGTATCGAGATGCTGATCACGCTACTGACGCTTTTCCCTGATCTCGTCACTATCGTGTTTGCCGGACGTGTTGCCCAGAAAGCCATACCGCGTGTTCGGCTCGCCTTCCCTAATTTTTCATTGCTGGAAATGCCACACCCAAGCCCCCTTTCCGTTTGCACTCACCCGAATGTTAGGCAGCGCATTTTGTCCACACTGCGTCACGCCAAACAGTCGATCAAGTAG
- the ppa_1 gene encoding inorganic pyrophosphatase — MSYTDIPAGNAIPDDFFTVIEIPANHSPIKYEVDKPSGQIFVDRFLSTPMFYPANYGFIPNTLSDDGDPLDVLVICPYPVSPGVVIRSRPVGVMYMTDEAGADAKVIAVPHEKLSSMYSNVKECSDLPALLLAQIQHFFENYKALEPGKWVKMGRWGSADEAREDIRKSVAAYNLKKEASK, encoded by the coding sequence ATGAGCTACACGGATATTCCAGCTGGTAACGCGATCCCCGATGACTTCTTCACCGTTATCGAGATTCCTGCAAACCACTCGCCGATCAAGTACGAGGTGGACAAGCCAAGTGGACAGATCTTCGTTGATCGCTTCCTCAGCACGCCGATGTTCTACCCGGCTAACTACGGGTTCATTCCAAATACCTTGAGCGATGACGGCGATCCTTTGGACGTCCTCGTGATTTGCCCTTACCCGGTATCACCTGGCGTTGTCATCCGCAGTCGCCCAGTAGGTGTGATGTACATGACGGACGAAGCTGGTGCGGATGCCAAGGTAATCGCAGTGCCTCATGAAAAACTCAGCTCTATGTACAGCAATGTAAAGGAATGCTCTGACCTCCCTGCGTTACTCCTCGCACAGATTCAGCACTTCTTCGAAAACTACAAAGCGTTAGAGCCGGGTAAGTGGGTGAAAATGGGCCGCTGGGGGAGCGCAGACGAAGCGCGGGAAGATATTCGTAAATCGGTAGCGGCCTATAACCTGAAGAAGGAGGCTTCCAAGTAG
- the eno gene encoding phosphopyruvate hydratase: MKTQIQAIHAREILDSRGNPTVEVDVTLECGAMGRASVPSGASTGAHEAVELRDKDTQRYSGKGVLKAVSNVNTEILESLRGMNAIDQEQIDHLMIKLDGTSDKSRLGGNAILGVSLAVARAAASALNLPLFQYLGGEQAARMPVPMFNILNGGVHANWQGPDFQEFMIAPTGAGSFKEALRWGSEVYHELKAVLKDAGYSTAVGDEGGFAPALKKNSDAIELIIKAIERAGYTPGSQIEIAIDPASSGFYENGLYHLRSEGRKVDAQELINLYSSWVDKYPIAVLEDGLAEDDWSGWKLLNAALGDRIELVGDDLFVTNVERIQRGITENVANAVLIKPNQIGTLTETKAAIEMAYGANWGAMVSHRSGETVDSSIADLTVAMGTGHLKTGAPCRGERVEKYNQFLRIEEDLGSRAFYAGHDAFVR; this comes from the coding sequence ATGAAAACGCAAATCCAGGCCATTCATGCACGTGAAATTCTCGATTCACGCGGTAACCCTACCGTTGAAGTCGACGTCACCTTGGAGTGCGGCGCCATGGGCCGGGCTTCAGTACCGTCCGGTGCCTCTACAGGCGCTCACGAAGCAGTTGAGTTGCGTGACAAAGATACACAGCGGTACTCCGGCAAGGGAGTGTTAAAGGCCGTTAGCAATGTGAATACCGAAATACTTGAGTCTCTGAGGGGCATGAATGCGATTGACCAGGAACAAATTGATCATTTGATGATTAAGCTGGATGGAACCTCTGATAAATCCAGGCTTGGAGGAAACGCGATCTTGGGCGTGAGCCTCGCCGTTGCCAGAGCGGCGGCTTCTGCGCTGAACTTGCCCTTGTTCCAATATCTGGGCGGCGAGCAAGCAGCAAGAATGCCCGTCCCGATGTTCAATATTCTCAATGGCGGTGTTCACGCCAACTGGCAAGGCCCTGACTTTCAGGAATTCATGATTGCACCTACAGGGGCTGGCAGTTTCAAGGAAGCCTTGCGATGGGGCTCCGAGGTGTACCACGAGCTGAAAGCGGTGCTTAAGGACGCCGGCTATTCAACAGCGGTCGGAGATGAGGGCGGCTTTGCGCCGGCACTCAAGAAAAACTCAGACGCCATTGAGCTGATCATCAAGGCAATCGAGAGGGCTGGTTACACCCCTGGATCTCAGATCGAGATCGCTATCGATCCAGCATCCAGCGGCTTCTATGAAAACGGCCTTTACCATCTGCGCTCTGAGGGTCGTAAGGTCGATGCTCAAGAGCTGATTAATCTCTATTCCTCCTGGGTCGACAAGTATCCGATTGCGGTACTGGAAGATGGACTCGCGGAAGACGATTGGTCAGGCTGGAAGCTATTGAATGCAGCTCTGGGTGACCGGATCGAGTTGGTTGGAGATGACCTATTTGTCACCAATGTCGAACGGATTCAGCGAGGCATCACAGAAAACGTCGCCAATGCCGTATTGATCAAACCTAATCAAATCGGAACGCTGACTGAGACCAAAGCCGCCATCGAAATGGCCTATGGGGCAAATTGGGGGGCGATGGTTTCTCATCGTAGCGGGGAGACGGTGGACAGCTCCATCGCTGATCTGACTGTCGCGATGGGGACTGGCCATCTCAAGACAGGAGCTCCATGCCGGGGGGAGCGGGTCGAGAAATACAATCAGTTTCTGCGAATAGAAGAGGATCTTGGCAGCCGTGCGTTTTATGCAGGACATGATGCATTCGTGCGCTGA
- the clcA gene encoding voltage-gated chloride channel family protein: protein MSKFRRPEQLDLLPYIAKWLALAGLVALLAGSASALFLLSLDHATQWRETHPWVIWLLPVAGFAVGLAYHLIGKPVDAGNNLIIDEIHDPKKIVPLRMVPMVLIGTVVSHLFGASVGREGTAVQMGGALADQLTHVFRLRREDRRVILMAGISAGFASVFGTPLAGALFGLEVLAIGRMRYDALFPCVVAAIVADQVGQAWGVVHTHYVIGEVVPVQLWSVMAVVAAGIVFGLTGLLFATATHKLGAFVKRLITYSPLRPFAGGLLIAVAVWALGSNHYIDVDKYIGLGIPSIVQSFQMPMAPWDWLGKMVFTVVSLGTGFKGGEVTPLFYIGATLGNALAPLLHLPFGMLAGIGFVAVFAGAANTPLATIVMAMELFGPEIAPLAAIACIASYLVSGHTGIYHAQRVGHSKHHRPLPEEIRLSDIKQFHAQSESASERKVTLAGEEK, encoded by the coding sequence ATGTCTAAATTTCGACGACCTGAACAACTCGACTTACTGCCCTATATAGCGAAATGGCTTGCGCTTGCTGGTCTTGTAGCTCTTTTGGCAGGCTCTGCTTCTGCGTTATTCCTGCTTTCTTTGGATCATGCCACCCAGTGGCGAGAAACCCATCCCTGGGTAATCTGGCTCCTGCCAGTGGCCGGCTTTGCTGTGGGACTTGCATATCACTTGATAGGCAAACCCGTTGATGCCGGAAACAACCTGATCATCGATGAGATCCATGATCCTAAGAAGATCGTGCCTTTGCGCATGGTGCCGATGGTGCTGATCGGAACCGTGGTTTCCCACCTTTTTGGTGCATCTGTGGGACGTGAGGGGACGGCGGTGCAAATGGGCGGTGCCCTTGCCGATCAACTGACGCATGTCTTCCGTCTGCGCCGCGAAGACCGTCGGGTGATTCTCATGGCCGGTATCAGTGCTGGCTTTGCGTCCGTCTTCGGCACCCCTCTTGCCGGGGCTTTATTCGGACTTGAAGTATTGGCCATTGGACGTATGCGTTACGACGCGCTTTTCCCTTGCGTGGTTGCGGCAATCGTTGCTGACCAGGTGGGGCAAGCCTGGGGCGTGGTTCACACGCATTACGTCATTGGCGAAGTGGTTCCGGTGCAGCTGTGGAGCGTCATGGCTGTGGTGGCAGCTGGGATTGTCTTTGGCCTTACCGGCCTGCTATTCGCGACTGCGACCCACAAGCTCGGAGCCTTCGTTAAGCGGCTTATCACCTATTCACCATTAAGACCCTTCGCCGGCGGCCTGCTGATCGCAGTCGCAGTGTGGGCGCTCGGTAGTAACCATTACATCGACGTTGATAAGTACATCGGGCTAGGCATTCCGAGCATCGTCCAATCCTTTCAAATGCCAATGGCCCCTTGGGACTGGCTTGGAAAGATGGTGTTCACCGTTGTCTCCCTGGGGACTGGATTCAAGGGCGGCGAAGTCACACCGCTGTTTTACATCGGTGCCACCTTGGGGAATGCGCTGGCTCCCCTCTTGCACCTTCCCTTCGGCATGCTGGCTGGTATCGGCTTTGTCGCCGTCTTTGCCGGTGCAGCTAATACGCCACTGGCAACCATCGTTATGGCCATGGAGCTCTTCGGGCCCGAAATTGCTCCGCTTGCAGCCATTGCCTGTATCGCAAGTTACCTCGTATCCGGACACACCGGGATCTATCACGCCCAGCGCGTCGGCCACAGCAAGCATCACCGTCCTCTTCCGGAGGAAATCCGGCTCTCTGATATCAAGCAATTTCATGCTCAAAGTGAATCCGCCAGCGAGCGGAAAGTGACTCTTGCGGGGGAAGAGAAATGA
- a CDS encoding Uncharacterized ACR, COG1993, producing MKAFLVTFFTQQNRRYQGKMLGDWVVDLAKEMGLRGATLSTGIEGFGHTGRLHSSHFFELADQPTEIRMAITEDESEQLFKRLELEDISLFYIKTPVELGFVGTEVT from the coding sequence ATGAAAGCTTTTCTGGTGACCTTCTTTACTCAACAGAATCGTCGCTATCAGGGAAAGATGCTCGGCGACTGGGTCGTTGATTTGGCGAAAGAAATGGGACTGCGGGGTGCGACTCTGTCCACAGGTATCGAAGGCTTTGGGCATACCGGCCGGCTGCATTCCTCGCATTTTTTTGAACTAGCGGATCAGCCTACCGAAATTCGTATGGCCATTACCGAGGACGAATCTGAACAGTTATTCAAGCGATTGGAGCTTGAAGATATCTCGTTGTTTTACATAAAAACCCCAGTTGAGCTGGGCTTCGTCGGAACAGAGGTCACCTAG
- a CDS encoding bile acid:sodium symporter has protein sequence MDREQLETNQIPIYFVAVIVAALGGLLAPNASEALGSTVTPTIAVLMYAMFLQIPFLDLRNSLANKRFMAALLTANFVAIPLLVWALTMGITNHPAILVGALLVLLTPCIDYVVVFTHIGKGDSKLTLAATPLLLLMQLVLLPVYLTFMLGNDSTVVISIGPFVEAFVMLIALPLVLAVATAAGAKRSRIVESWNNAWAWMPVPAMAAVLVVMGRLPWALGSVSLHVVGSLVMTAAGLLSYQIINTR, from the coding sequence GTGGACAGAGAACAGCTAGAGACTAACCAGATTCCCATTTACTTCGTCGCGGTCATTGTCGCGGCCCTCGGAGGCCTGCTCGCCCCCAATGCGTCTGAAGCATTAGGGTCGACGGTGACACCCACCATCGCAGTGCTGATGTACGCCATGTTTCTACAGATCCCGTTCTTGGATCTCCGTAATAGCCTCGCAAATAAGCGTTTCATGGCGGCGCTGCTCACAGCCAACTTCGTGGCCATCCCCTTGCTGGTTTGGGCATTGACGATGGGGATAACCAATCACCCGGCGATTTTGGTGGGTGCCCTGTTGGTCTTGCTGACGCCTTGTATCGACTATGTGGTGGTTTTTACCCATATCGGTAAAGGCGACTCCAAACTCACTCTGGCGGCCACCCCATTGCTTCTTTTGATGCAGCTTGTACTGCTGCCGGTGTACCTGACCTTCATGCTGGGTAACGACTCAACAGTGGTCATTTCTATAGGCCCATTTGTTGAGGCCTTTGTGATGCTGATCGCTTTGCCTTTGGTCTTAGCGGTAGCAACAGCTGCCGGGGCAAAGAGATCACGCATCGTTGAAAGCTGGAACAACGCATGGGCCTGGATGCCTGTACCGGCTATGGCGGCTGTATTGGTCGTGATGGGTAGGCTGCCCTGGGCGCTAGGCTCAGTTTCACTACACGTCGTGGGCTCGCTGGTAATGACGGCTGCCGGGCTTCTGTCCTATCAAATAATCAACACGCGCTGA